One Bacteroidota bacterium genomic region harbors:
- a CDS encoding outer membrane beta-barrel protein: protein MKIPYTKLSGLVLVYFMSVFIVQAQTPFFKSGLLMGVNGSQITGDNMVGFDKGGLLIGPFVEHEFSDISTLRMELLFSMKGSADAKSKPDPNRNWDLYRVNYLEVPILFDYHVYQKFGLNGGLAVGVNIGEYYIDVYKSEYPDFSLAKKIEYSYLIGGYYEHNAKMEFFIRYQSSIINFSTANNTPFFQLWGQRRPGYLNVLASFGLRYYFGQK, encoded by the coding sequence ATGAAAATCCCTTACACAAAACTGAGCGGCTTAGTACTGGTTTACTTTATGTCAGTTTTTATTGTTCAGGCACAAACACCATTTTTTAAATCTGGATTATTAATGGGTGTAAATGGCTCGCAAATAACAGGAGATAACATGGTCGGTTTTGATAAAGGTGGACTACTCATCGGACCTTTTGTTGAGCATGAATTTTCAGACATTTCTACCTTGCGTATGGAATTATTGTTTAGCATGAAAGGAAGTGCAGATGCTAAAAGCAAACCCGATCCTAACAGAAATTGGGATTTATATCGTGTAAATTATTTGGAAGTGCCAATACTTTTTGATTATCATGTGTATCAAAAATTTGGTCTAAACGGAGGTTTGGCAGTTGGAGTTAATATAGGAGAGTATTATATCGATGTATATAAGTCAGAATATCCTGACTTTAGTCTGGCAAAAAAAATTGAATATAGTTACTTGATTGGTGGATATTATGAACATAATGCTAAAATGGAATTTTTTATCCGCTACCAAAGCAGCATTATTAATTTTTCCACAGCCAATAATACCCCGTTTTTTCAATTATGGGGACAAAGAAGACCCGGTTACTTAAATGTGCTGGCTAGTTTTGGTTTACGTTATTATTTCGGGCAAAAATAA
- a CDS encoding protein-L-isoaspartate(D-aspartate) O-methyltransferase, with protein sequence MSNQFTLNDSYKHKGLRRKLVQKVKEKGIYNDAVLNAIETVPRHFFLDSAFHELAYEDQAMQIGSGQTISQPFTVAYQTQVLDIVEGDKVLEIGLGSGYQACILLELGAVVYSIERIEPLFERTKALLSKLGYQANLFLGDGTIGLEQHAPFDKIIVTAAAPEIPDNLLNQLAIGGIMVIPVGGRENQIMYKVCRTSEKDYSKQALDGFRFVPLIGKKGWKR encoded by the coding sequence ATGAGTAATCAGTTTACTTTAAACGATTCATATAAACATAAGGGACTAAGGCGCAAGCTGGTTCAAAAGGTTAAGGAAAAAGGCATCTATAATGATGCTGTTCTTAATGCCATTGAAACAGTTCCTCGACATTTCTTTCTTGATAGTGCTTTTCATGAATTGGCCTACGAAGATCAGGCTATGCAGATCGGATCTGGTCAAACAATCTCACAGCCTTTTACGGTTGCTTATCAAACTCAAGTGCTTGATATTGTTGAAGGGGATAAAGTATTGGAAATTGGATTAGGTTCTGGATATCAGGCTTGTATATTATTGGAACTTGGTGCAGTTGTTTACTCAATTGAACGCATAGAGCCCTTGTTTGAACGCACCAAAGCATTATTAAGCAAATTGGGCTATCAAGCCAATCTTTTTTTAGGTGATGGAACCATTGGTCTTGAACAACATGCACCTTTTGATAAAATAATTGTTACTGCTGCTGCTCCTGAAATTCCAGACAATTTATTAAATCAACTAGCAATTGGAGGCATTATGGTTATTCCTGTGGGAGGACGTGAAAACCAAATCATGTATAAAGTTTGCCGGACTTCTGAAAAAGATTATAGCAAACAAGCACTCGATGGATTTCGTTTTGTTCCACTAATTGGCAAAAAAGGCTGGAAAAGATAA